One window from the genome of Hippoglossus hippoglossus isolate fHipHip1 chromosome 6, fHipHip1.pri, whole genome shotgun sequence encodes:
- the elmo3 gene encoding engulfment and cell motility protein 3 isoform X2, which produces MEVMQVVREQITRTLSSKPTSLELFKNKVNALNYGEILKLRQTERLHQEETLAPPVLELKERLKPELLELIRQQRLNRLCQGTKFRKISSRRRQDKLWYCRLSPNHKMLHYGDVEEDMDNPTIETLQEKIPVADIKGLLTGKDCPHMKEHKGKQNKEVLDLAFSLTYAEEYSLNFIAPSRTDFCLWTDGLSILLGRDMSSESMRSELDILLSMEIKLRLLDLENVPIPDSAPVVPKPPSNYNFCYDFSQTEQ; this is translated from the exons gtGATGCAGGTGGTGAGGGAGCAGATCACCCGGACGTTGTCCAGTAAGCCCACGTCCCTGGAGCTCTTCAAGAACAAAGTCAACGCTCTCAACTACGGCGAGATCCTCAAACTGCGGCAGACGGAGCGGCTGCACCAGGAGGAGACGCTCGCGCCCCCTGTACT GGAGCTGAAAGAGCGTCTGAAGCCGGAGCTGCTCGAGCTGATCCGTCAGCAGAGACTCAACCGACTGTGTCAGGGAACCAAGTTCAGGAAGATCAGCAGCCGACGCCGACAGG ATAAACTGTGGTACTGCCGCTTGTCACCCAATCACAAAATGCTTCACTACGGGGACGTGGAGGAAGACATGGACAATCCCACGATAGAAACACTGCAAGAGAAGA ttcCAGTAGCAGATATCAAGGGGCTGCTGACGGGAAAAGACTGTCCTCACATGAAGGAGCACAAAGGCAAACAGAACAAG GAGGTGCTGGACCTGGCATTTAGCCTCACATATGCAGAAGAGTACAGTCTGAACTTCATCGCACCCTCCAGAACTGAT TTCTGCCTGTGGACGGACGGCCTGAGCATCCTCCTGGGCCGGGACATGAGCAGTGAGTCCATGCGCAGCGAGCTGGACATCCTCCTCTCTATGGAGATTAAGCTCCGCCTCCTGGACCTGGAGAACGTCCCCATCCCCGACAGTGCGCCCGTCGTCCCCAAACCTCCGAGCAACTACAACTTCTGCTACGACTTCAGCCAGACTGAGCAGTAG